A DNA window from Paenibacillus andongensis contains the following coding sequences:
- a CDS encoding YfhD family protein, translated as MSPKQNQKQQSELPVVKNEDVEFAAEVADADDFEAAERAQAADYRQEEQ; from the coding sequence ATGAGTCCGAAGCAAAACCAGAAGCAACAAAGCGAATTACCAGTTGTAAAAAATGAGGATGTAGAATTTGCAGCTGAGGTTGCGGATGCCGATGATTTCGAAGCAGCTGAGAGAGCGCAAGCGGCGGATTACAGACAGGAAGAACAGTAA
- a CDS encoding glycerophosphodiester phosphodiesterase, translated as MLKTLYFLLVFLSIELVAPFTTTPLLADNYSQVTAHRGSSAITPENTLRSFRQAIIDRAGIAELDVQETADGVVMVMHDDNAFRTTGINKNMWEVTSSELMEASAGSWFSPEFQNERVPTLEEVLRLAKDHIKLNIEMKNNGHGKLLAEKTVDLIQSHGFEKECTVTSFDDKLLHTVKKLNPLIKTGLIVGQKTENIESIMKNSDFDVISVAYPLVTESFMKLAETHQKKVYVWTVNQPTIMKQMLALGVSSIITDHPDQLVEIMSGP; from the coding sequence ATGCTCAAAACACTTTATTTCTTGCTTGTTTTCCTATCTATTGAGTTGGTAGCCCCATTCACAACAACGCCTCTGCTTGCAGATAACTATAGCCAAGTTACGGCACATCGCGGCAGTTCCGCTATCACGCCAGAGAATACGCTGCGTTCCTTTCGTCAAGCCATCATCGATCGAGCAGGCATTGCTGAACTAGATGTCCAAGAGACAGCCGACGGAGTCGTCATGGTTATGCACGATGACAATGCCTTCCGTACAACAGGAATTAACAAAAATATGTGGGAAGTCACATCATCAGAGCTAATGGAGGCAAGCGCAGGCAGCTGGTTTAGCCCGGAATTTCAAAATGAGCGAGTGCCAACGCTGGAGGAAGTACTCAGATTAGCCAAAGATCATATAAAGCTGAATATAGAAATGAAAAATAACGGCCACGGTAAGCTGCTCGCAGAAAAAACTGTCGATCTTATTCAATCACACGGTTTTGAGAAGGAATGCACGGTGACTTCATTTGATGACAAGCTGCTTCATACTGTAAAAAAGCTCAATCCACTGATCAAAACCGGCCTTATCGTGGGGCAAAAAACGGAAAACATTGAAAGCATCATGAAGAATTCTGATTTCGATGTTATTTCTGTGGCATATCCCCTCGTAACTGAATCATTCATGAAGCTTGCCGAGACACATCAGAAGAAAGTTTATGTATGGACGGTCAATCAACCGACGATCATGAAGCAGATGCTTGCTCTCGGCGTATCCAGTATTATTACGGACCATCCAGACCAACTTGTTGAAATCATGAGTGGGCCATAA
- the prmA gene encoding 50S ribosomal protein L11 methyltransferase, protein MLWQELTVHTTEEAIEMITNFVHELGAGGVSIEESGTLNKERDTSFGQLYETPFNDIPEGRAVIKGYFYHGTDMEPIMANLKESVEQLKEFDIDTGNPTFELVEVDDEDWAHAWKQYFKPIRVSDRLTIKPTWEEYTASPDELILELDPGMAFGTGTHATTSLCLKTLEKVLRPGDDVIDVGTGSGILSIAAAKLGAKHVLAVDLDPVAVTSALDNTRQNQLEDKITVKLSDLLGVLKESETEDAAQLGVTIPVQLVVANILAEVIVLFVDDVYEVLQQGGYYITSGIITNKEADVEKALIAAKFTIVEKNYDSNWVVIVARKL, encoded by the coding sequence ATGCTTTGGCAGGAATTAACTGTACATACGACAGAAGAAGCAATAGAAATGATTACGAACTTTGTTCATGAACTGGGCGCCGGGGGCGTTTCCATTGAAGAATCAGGGACCTTAAACAAAGAGAGAGATACCTCGTTTGGTCAATTGTACGAAACACCTTTTAACGATATCCCAGAAGGAAGAGCCGTCATTAAAGGCTACTTCTATCATGGCACTGATATGGAGCCCATCATGGCTAACCTGAAGGAATCTGTTGAGCAGCTTAAAGAGTTCGATATTGACACTGGAAATCCAACATTTGAATTAGTAGAAGTAGACGATGAGGATTGGGCGCATGCTTGGAAGCAATATTTTAAACCTATTCGTGTGTCTGACCGTTTGACGATTAAACCAACATGGGAAGAGTATACGGCTTCGCCTGATGAATTGATCTTGGAGCTTGATCCAGGGATGGCTTTCGGTACAGGTACACATGCGACAACGTCTCTTTGTTTGAAAACACTAGAAAAGGTACTGAGGCCTGGTGACGATGTTATTGATGTGGGAACGGGTTCCGGTATTCTCTCGATTGCGGCTGCGAAGCTAGGTGCCAAGCATGTGCTGGCTGTCGATTTGGATCCGGTAGCTGTGACGAGTGCGCTTGATAACACAAGGCAGAACCAACTCGAAGATAAGATTACCGTTAAACTTAGTGATTTACTCGGTGTACTGAAAGAAAGTGAAACGGAAGACGCTGCTCAGCTTGGTGTCACTATCCCTGTGCAGTTGGTTGTTGCGAATATTTTGGCAGAAGTCATTGTTCTTTTCGTTGACGATGTGTATGAAGTCTTGCAGCAAGGTGGGTACTATATTACCTCGGGGATTATTACAAACAAGGAAGCAGATGTAGAAAAAGCACTAATTGCAGCCAAATTTACGATCGTAGAGAAAAACTATGATTCGAATTGGGTTGTAATCGTAGCTAGAAAGCTGTAG
- a CDS encoding site-2 protease family protein has translation MGGLLFYDWSTLPFVILVLVLSFTIHEFAHAYSAYKLGDSTAYQFGRVSLNPMVHLDLFGTIMLLIAGFGWAKPVPVNRGNFKNPRLMGIIVTAAGPLSNLILAFISLFVFALFQKYGWLEGMSKGSASAILIFLKLMINTNLTLFLFNLIPIPPLDGYRIIQDLVDLKYTESLQKFEQWASVIFLLVVFVRPLRQVTLDPYLSLGNDIIRLFSTPISWILGM, from the coding sequence ATGGGAGGATTATTGTTTTATGACTGGAGTACATTGCCGTTTGTTATTCTAGTCCTCGTTCTTTCTTTTACGATTCATGAATTTGCTCATGCGTATAGCGCCTATAAATTAGGAGATTCTACGGCTTATCAGTTCGGCAGGGTTTCCTTAAATCCGATGGTTCATTTGGATCTGTTCGGTACGATTATGTTGTTAATCGCTGGATTTGGTTGGGCGAAGCCTGTGCCTGTGAATCGTGGGAATTTCAAAAATCCCCGATTGATGGGAATTATCGTGACCGCGGCGGGGCCGTTAAGTAACTTGATTCTTGCCTTTATCAGTTTATTTGTATTTGCTTTATTCCAGAAATATGGTTGGTTAGAAGGAATGTCCAAGGGAAGCGCTAGTGCAATACTTATCTTTTTGAAATTAATGATCAATACGAATCTTACCTTGTTCCTGTTCAACTTAATTCCGATTCCGCCTTTAGACGGTTATCGAATTATTCAAGATCTAGTGGATTTGAAATACACGGAATCGCTGCAAAAGTTTGAACAATGGGCATCGGTTATTTTCTTGTTAGTTGTATTTGTAAGACCTTTACGACAAGTGACTTTAGATCCGTACTTAAGTTTGGGGAATGATATCATCCGTTTATTCTCAACGCCTATTAGCTGGATCTTAGGGATGTAA
- a CDS encoding 16S rRNA (uracil(1498)-N(3))-methyltransferase: MQRYFLPPEQFHEATMTVTIEGDDAHHLIRVMRADIGDQIICSNGVDREVLARISELDKGHATAEIVEELPMDAEAAVQVWIAQSLPKGDKMELIIQKGTEIGAARFLPFLSERTIVQYDAKKEAKRTERWQKIAKEAAEQAHRNRVPQVESVYSWKQLLQQAKEADVAWICYEKEDGQQLKPAIQRAQGAGKLGPGKHVLIAVGPEGGFTEQEIKQAEEAGFASVSLGARILRTETAAMVGLTCLFYETGEMGG, translated from the coding sequence ATGCAGCGTTATTTTCTCCCGCCTGAACAGTTTCACGAAGCTACAATGACAGTCACCATTGAGGGAGACGACGCACATCATCTGATTCGAGTCATGCGAGCAGATATTGGAGACCAGATTATTTGCAGTAATGGCGTAGACCGTGAAGTGCTCGCTCGTATTTCGGAGCTGGATAAAGGGCATGCGACCGCGGAAATCGTGGAAGAGCTGCCTATGGATGCTGAAGCGGCTGTTCAGGTGTGGATTGCACAGAGCTTGCCTAAAGGCGATAAGATGGAACTTATTATTCAAAAAGGGACCGAGATCGGGGCAGCCCGGTTTCTTCCTTTTTTATCAGAACGTACAATTGTGCAGTATGATGCAAAGAAAGAAGCAAAGCGTACCGAACGTTGGCAGAAGATTGCCAAGGAAGCGGCAGAGCAAGCTCACCGAAATCGTGTGCCGCAAGTAGAATCCGTGTATTCTTGGAAGCAGCTGCTGCAGCAGGCGAAGGAAGCGGATGTCGCTTGGATTTGTTATGAGAAGGAAGATGGTCAGCAATTAAAGCCTGCTATTCAGCGAGCGCAAGGTGCCGGTAAATTGGGACCAGGGAAACACGTGCTGATTGCGGTTGGCCCTGAAGGTGGTTTTACAGAACAGGAAATTAAGCAGGCTGAAGAGGCTGGCTTCGCTTCCGTGTCGCTGGGTGCACGTATTTTACGCACGGAGACTGCCGCAATGGTAGGTCTTACGTGTCTTTTCTATGAAACCGGAGAGATGGGAGGATAA
- the mtaB gene encoding tRNA (N(6)-L-threonylcarbamoyladenosine(37)-C(2))-methylthiotransferase MtaB, protein MATVAFHTLGCKVNFYDTEAIWQLFKNEGYEQVDFENTADVYVINTCTVTNTGDKKSRQMIRRAIRRNPEAIVAVTGCYAQTSPAEIMAIPGVDMVIGTQDREKIIPLVKQFEQDRQPINAVRNIMKTRQFEELDVPDFADRTRAFLKIQEGCNNFCTFCIIPWSRGLMRSREPQSVVAQAEQLVAAGYQEIVLTGIHTGGYGEDIEDYSLAKLLWDLDKVEGLKRIRISSIEASQITDEVIEVLKSSDKMCRHLHIPLQAGDDQVLARMRRKYTTAEFARKIERLHEIMPDVAITTDVIVGFPGETEEMFREGYKFMEQMKFSEMHVFPYSKRTGTPAARMEDQVDEEIKNARVHELIDLSEKMQLAYAQKFVGEVLEVIPERAYKGAPDSGLFMGYSDNYVQLVFQGSEDMIGQVCRVKVTEAGVNESKGQLVRVLEAASVVNL, encoded by the coding sequence ATGGCAACAGTAGCGTTTCATACATTAGGTTGTAAAGTCAATTTCTATGATACAGAGGCCATTTGGCAGCTATTCAAAAATGAGGGTTACGAGCAGGTTGATTTCGAGAATACGGCAGATGTGTATGTCATTAATACATGTACCGTTACAAATACAGGGGATAAGAAGAGCCGCCAAATGATTCGCCGTGCAATTCGTCGTAATCCTGAAGCCATTGTTGCCGTAACTGGTTGTTACGCACAGACTTCACCTGCTGAAATCATGGCGATTCCAGGCGTGGATATGGTGATTGGGACACAGGATCGGGAGAAGATCATTCCGCTTGTGAAACAATTTGAGCAAGATCGTCAGCCGATCAATGCCGTGCGCAACATTATGAAAACACGTCAGTTCGAGGAACTGGATGTGCCTGATTTTGCCGATCGGACAAGAGCTTTTCTTAAAATCCAAGAAGGCTGCAATAACTTCTGCACCTTCTGCATTATTCCTTGGTCGCGCGGTTTGATGCGCAGTCGTGAACCACAAAGCGTTGTTGCCCAAGCTGAGCAGCTTGTAGCTGCGGGTTATCAAGAAATCGTATTGACGGGTATTCACACTGGTGGATATGGCGAAGATATTGAGGACTACAGTTTAGCGAAGCTGCTTTGGGATCTGGACAAAGTCGAAGGCTTGAAACGGATTCGTATCTCCTCGATTGAAGCCAGCCAAATTACAGATGAAGTTATTGAAGTTCTGAAGTCCTCGGACAAAATGTGCCGTCATCTGCATATCCCGCTGCAAGCTGGTGATGATCAAGTTCTTGCACGGATGCGCAGAAAATATACAACAGCAGAATTCGCTCGCAAGATCGAACGTCTTCATGAAATCATGCCGGATGTCGCGATTACGACGGACGTCATTGTTGGTTTCCCAGGTGAAACTGAGGAAATGTTCCGCGAGGGTTACAAATTTATGGAGCAAATGAAGTTTTCTGAGATGCACGTATTCCCGTACTCCAAACGGACAGGAACTCCTGCTGCGCGAATGGAAGATCAAGTGGATGAGGAAATCAAAAATGCCCGCGTACACGAGCTGATCGATCTTTCCGAGAAAATGCAGCTTGCGTATGCACAAAAATTTGTTGGCGAAGTTCTTGAAGTCATTCCAGAACGTGCCTACAAAGGCGCTCCTGATAGCGGATTGTTCATGGGTTATTCCGATAACTATGTACAGCTTGTGTTCCAAGGCTCCGAGGACATGATCGGTCAAGTTTGCCGCGTTAAGGTAACGGAAGCCGGCGTTAATGAAAGTAAAGGACAGTTGGTTCGTGTTTTAGAAGCGGCTAGCGTTGTAAATTTGTAA
- the deoC gene encoding deoxyribose-phosphate aldolase — protein sequence MSTLSAKEIAKYIDHTLLKPDASTAAIHKLCEEAAKHQFFSVCVNSQFVGTASKALEGTGVKVAAVVGFPLGASLSEVKAFEAAKAVENGAAEIDTVLPIGLLLEGQHDAVRSDIKQVVDAVKGKAIVKVIMETGFLNDEQKAAACRLSEEAGAHFVKTSTGFGPGGATVEDVRLMRQNVSDTIGVKASGGVRDLQTAIAMIEAGATRLGTSSGVAIVNGTQDASTY from the coding sequence ATGAGTACTTTGAGCGCTAAGGAAATTGCAAAATACATTGACCACACGTTATTAAAACCAGATGCGAGCACAGCCGCAATTCACAAATTGTGTGAGGAAGCTGCGAAGCACCAGTTTTTTAGTGTTTGTGTAAACTCCCAGTTTGTTGGAACAGCAAGTAAAGCACTAGAAGGAACAGGTGTAAAGGTTGCTGCTGTTGTTGGCTTCCCGCTTGGCGCCAGCTTGAGCGAAGTGAAAGCATTTGAAGCGGCTAAGGCTGTAGAGAATGGGGCTGCCGAAATTGACACAGTCCTGCCGATTGGCTTATTGCTTGAAGGGCAGCATGACGCTGTTCGTTCTGACATTAAACAAGTTGTGGACGCTGTAAAAGGCAAAGCGATTGTTAAAGTAATTATGGAAACGGGCTTCCTGAATGATGAGCAAAAAGCAGCAGCTTGCCGACTTTCCGAAGAAGCAGGCGCTCATTTCGTTAAAACATCTACGGGCTTTGGTCCGGGCGGGGCTACGGTGGAAGATGTTCGTCTAATGCGCCAAAACGTATCTGATACGATTGGTGTGAAAGCATCAGGTGGTGTTAGAGACTTGCAAACGGCGATTGCTATGATTGAGGCAGGGGCAACAAGATTAGGCACAAGCTCAGGCGTTGCTATTGTGAACGGAACTCAAGACGCTTCCACATATTAA
- a CDS encoding Na/Pi cotransporter family protein produces MITTIVLPVLTGLALFLFGMKLMETALQRWAGPRLQLWLERFTRTPVRGLATGTVLTAALQSSTAITVIAIGLVGAGVLSFPRTLGVILGTNIGTCLTTELIGLSLGGIGVPMLLASTAVWLASWLAGPLPQGRAPVVAAARPLAATTISPANIGGHSWLRSVRYGSLAVSGFSLVLLGIEIMQTIGPALQSRGLFAWFVLQAQHSLLWGVIAGAAVTALVHSSAAVIAMAMGLAAVGGIPVELGVAITIGANVGTCVTALIAGMSSSRAGRYVAWSHILLNIGGAVLFYPFIHQLVSLSALLASDASQQIARSQTIFNIVCSILALPLCYLNMWKRLEFRSQ; encoded by the coding sequence ATGATAACTACCATCGTACTGCCTGTGTTGACAGGTTTAGCTCTATTTCTGTTCGGTATGAAGCTGATGGAAACCGCGCTTCAACGGTGGGCAGGCCCCCGCCTCCAGCTATGGCTGGAGCGGTTTACCCGCACGCCGGTACGCGGCCTCGCCACCGGCACTGTACTTACAGCGGCGCTCCAAAGCAGCACCGCCATTACCGTAATCGCCATCGGCCTTGTAGGCGCTGGCGTACTGAGCTTCCCGAGAACGCTCGGCGTCATTCTCGGCACGAACATCGGCACGTGCCTCACCACCGAGCTGATCGGGCTCAGCCTCGGTGGCATCGGCGTGCCGATGCTGCTTGCGAGCACCGCCGTCTGGCTGGCGAGCTGGCTTGCCGGGCCGCTGCCGCAGGGCAGGGCCCCCGTTGTTGCCGCCGCGCGACCACTCGCGGCGACAACCATCTCGCCCGCCAACATCGGCGGGCACAGCTGGCTGCGCAGCGTCCGCTACGGCTCGCTTGCGGTCAGCGGTTTCTCTCTCGTGCTGCTCGGCATCGAGATCATGCAAACCATCGGGCCAGCCTTGCAGTCCCGAGGTCTGTTCGCCTGGTTCGTGCTCCAGGCGCAGCACAGTCTGCTGTGGGGTGTCATCGCCGGTGCCGCGGTCACCGCGCTTGTACACAGCAGCGCAGCTGTCATTGCGATGGCGATGGGCCTCGCAGCTGTCGGGGGCATTCCCGTCGAGCTTGGCGTAGCGATAACCATCGGTGCCAATGTGGGCACCTGTGTGACCGCACTCATCGCCGGGATGAGCAGTTCCCGCGCCGGGCGATACGTCGCCTGGTCACATATACTCCTTAATATCGGAGGCGCAGTCCTATTCTACCCCTTCATCCATCAGCTCGTGAGCCTTTCAGCGCTTCTTGCTAGTGATGCATCCCAACAAATTGCCCGATCACAAACGATATTCAATATCGTGTGTTCCATTCTCGCTTTACCGCTTTGTTATCTTAATATGTGGAAGCGTCTTGAGTTCCGTTCACAATAG
- a CDS encoding class I SAM-dependent rRNA methyltransferase: protein MAAVFLHKKRKPRLEQGHPWVYKSEIERVDGVIEPGQLVPVQTHLGQYLATGYYNEASQITVRIVSYKPLEAMTTEFFVERFTRCLQHRKRFVKDAQSYRLVYGEADFLPGLIVDKFEDTLVVQILTMGMDRCREQIVAALVQVVKPTGIFERSDVSIRELEGLKQTKGLLYGECPKHVDILENGLRIRVDIEEGQKTGYFFDQRENRAAIAPLMTGWGHRSGIELKVVEEDGVSQTLPVNANGKVVSFPYWDGASVLECFSHTGSFTLNACKFGAKKVTCLDISEHAIESARTNVALNGFEERVEFVVADAFEYLRTQVKGLDERKIRANAGSGKAKVDTSKPVAEGGRTWDVVILDPPAFAKTKSAVEGACRGYKDINLHGMKLVNEGGYLVTASCSYHMHPELFLETIHAAATDAGKILRLIEFREAGMDHPRILGVDEGHYLKFAIFEVRSK from the coding sequence ATGGCAGCAGTATTTTTACATAAGAAACGCAAACCTCGTTTGGAGCAAGGACACCCATGGGTATACAAAAGTGAAATCGAGCGTGTAGATGGTGTGATCGAACCAGGACAACTAGTTCCTGTTCAAACGCATCTTGGTCAATACCTTGCAACGGGGTATTATAATGAGGCTTCCCAAATTACGGTCCGAATCGTATCCTATAAGCCGCTTGAAGCGATGACAACGGAGTTTTTCGTTGAGCGGTTTACACGCTGTTTACAGCATCGCAAGCGCTTTGTGAAAGATGCGCAATCTTATCGCTTGGTTTATGGCGAAGCCGACTTTTTGCCGGGACTCATTGTAGATAAATTTGAGGATACACTGGTTGTCCAGATTCTCACGATGGGGATGGATCGCTGCAGAGAACAAATTGTTGCTGCATTAGTTCAGGTTGTGAAGCCAACTGGTATTTTTGAACGCAGTGATGTTTCGATTCGTGAGCTGGAAGGGTTGAAACAGACCAAGGGCTTACTGTATGGCGAGTGTCCCAAACATGTTGACATTTTGGAAAATGGCCTGCGCATTCGCGTTGACATTGAAGAAGGTCAGAAAACCGGTTATTTCTTTGACCAAAGAGAGAATCGCGCAGCCATCGCTCCGCTAATGACTGGATGGGGACATCGCAGCGGAATTGAACTGAAAGTGGTTGAGGAGGATGGCGTGAGCCAGACACTTCCAGTGAATGCGAACGGCAAAGTCGTGTCCTTTCCATATTGGGACGGTGCTTCTGTACTGGAATGTTTCTCGCATACGGGGAGCTTCACGTTAAATGCCTGTAAGTTCGGTGCGAAAAAAGTAACCTGCCTCGATATTTCGGAGCATGCGATTGAAAGCGCGCGGACGAACGTTGCATTGAACGGTTTTGAAGAACGCGTAGAGTTTGTGGTCGCAGATGCTTTTGAATACTTGCGTACACAAGTCAAAGGCTTGGATGAGCGGAAGATTCGTGCCAATGCGGGCAGCGGTAAAGCTAAAGTGGATACGTCGAAGCCGGTTGCAGAAGGTGGACGGACTTGGGATGTGGTCATCCTTGATCCTCCTGCTTTCGCAAAAACGAAGAGTGCCGTCGAAGGTGCCTGCCGCGGCTACAAGGATATTAACTTACACGGCATGAAGCTTGTGAACGAAGGCGGCTACTTGGTAACAGCGAGTTGTTCCTATCACATGCACCCTGAGTTGTTCCTTGAGACCATTCATGCGGCTGCGACTGATGCAGGTAAAATTCTGCGATTAATAGAGTTCCGTGAAGCGGGTATGGATCATCCACGCATCCTCGGTGTTGATGAGGGACATTACTTGAAGTTTGCAATCTTTGAGGTACGGAGTAAGTAG
- a CDS encoding TolB family protein, which yields MNTLKQAHKILGRNVISTLETVDIQTGERKALAQFNNLIEAPNWTADGKRLIYNSLGRLYSFDIATLESTVIDTGYAMQCNNDHVLSPDNTHIAVSHHTQEDGHSRIYVLPLKGGNPVLITPLAPSYLHGWSPDGSTLAYCAERNGQYDIYTIPVTGGVETQLTDSPGLDDGPEYSPDGMHIWFNSVRTGLMQVWRMNADGSEQTQMTYDESNSWFPHISPNGESIAFLSYYKDDVAPGDHPPNKHVEIRLMSSAGGEFRTLVKLFGGQGTINVNSWSPDSRHLAFVSYQLKEK from the coding sequence ATGAATACTTTAAAGCAGGCTCACAAGATCTTAGGTCGAAATGTGATCAGTACCCTCGAAACCGTGGATATTCAGACTGGCGAACGAAAGGCTTTGGCTCAATTTAACAATCTGATCGAAGCTCCTAACTGGACGGCTGATGGTAAGCGGCTCATTTATAACAGCTTAGGTCGCCTTTATTCCTTCGACATTGCCACACTAGAAAGTACGGTTATCGACACGGGGTATGCCATGCAATGTAACAATGACCATGTGTTGTCACCTGACAATACTCACATCGCGGTAAGTCACCATACGCAGGAGGATGGTCATTCGCGCATTTATGTTTTGCCCTTAAAGGGCGGCAATCCTGTCCTCATCACACCACTGGCACCTAGCTATCTGCATGGCTGGTCGCCAGACGGCAGCACATTAGCTTATTGCGCCGAGAGGAACGGCCAGTACGATATTTACACCATTCCTGTAACTGGCGGTGTTGAAACGCAGCTGACCGATTCTCCCGGTCTTGACGACGGCCCTGAATACTCGCCGGATGGCATGCACATTTGGTTTAACTCAGTCCGTACAGGCCTTATGCAGGTATGGCGAATGAATGCCGACGGCAGTGAACAGACACAAATGACATATGATGAAAGTAACAGCTGGTTTCCGCATATCTCTCCCAATGGAGAGTCTATAGCCTTTCTATCTTACTATAAAGATGATGTCGCTCCAGGGGACCATCCACCAAATAAGCATGTAGAAATTCGATTGATGTCTAGTGCTGGTGGAGAATTTCGCACACTGGTTAAGTTGTTCGGAGGTCAGGGTACAATCAACGTTAATTCTTGGTCGCCCGATAGCAGGCATCTGGCATTTGTCAGTTATCAGCTAAAGGAAAAATAA
- a CDS encoding glucose 1-dehydrogenase — protein sequence MRKIAAITGGGQGIGRAIAMAFAQEGFGISIADVNEDAGLETVELLRPYTEDAMFMKLDVSKEEEVRHWIERTSTDLGGLDVLVNNAGIMHNADVLELTIEQFQRVISVNLSGAFLCSQAAARIMKQSGKGGSIINMASTRAFMSEPNTEAYSASKGGIAALTHAMAVSLGGYGIRVNSISPGWIEVREWQLSSRKEIVVHSETDRKQHPVGRVGKPEDIADACLYLSSEKAGFITGQNLTVDGGMTVKMIYEEE from the coding sequence ATGAGGAAAATTGCAGCAATTACAGGAGGTGGCCAAGGTATTGGACGTGCCATTGCCATGGCTTTTGCCCAAGAAGGATTTGGTATCTCTATCGCCGATGTAAATGAGGATGCTGGCCTGGAAACGGTTGAGCTCCTTCGCCCATATACGGAAGATGCGATGTTTATGAAGTTGGACGTGTCTAAGGAAGAGGAAGTACGACATTGGATTGAACGCACCTCCACTGATTTGGGTGGTCTCGATGTGCTTGTTAATAATGCAGGAATTATGCACAATGCAGATGTTTTAGAGCTCACGATTGAGCAGTTTCAACGAGTGATTTCCGTTAATTTGAGCGGGGCATTTCTCTGTTCGCAGGCAGCGGCTCGAATTATGAAGCAGAGTGGGAAAGGTGGTTCTATCATTAACATGGCGTCTACAAGAGCTTTCATGTCAGAACCCAATACAGAAGCGTATTCCGCCTCCAAAGGTGGTATTGCTGCATTAACGCACGCAATGGCTGTCAGTTTAGGGGGCTATGGAATACGCGTAAATTCGATATCTCCAGGATGGATCGAGGTAAGAGAATGGCAGCTCTCTTCTCGGAAGGAAATCGTTGTCCATTCGGAAACAGATCGAAAGCAACATCCAGTAGGCCGGGTCGGGAAACCCGAGGATATCGCGGACGCTTGTCTATATTTATCCAGCGAAAAGGCTGGATTCATCACGGGTCAGAATCTGACTGTTGATGGCGGGATGACTGTTAAAATGATCTACGAAGAGGAATAG
- a CDS encoding citrate synthase/methylcitrate synthase, with product MASVTGLEGIIAAETELSLVDGDKGYLVYRGHEAKKLALDKSFEEVAYLLWHGELPTEEILVNFRAQWSAHRHLPETLKVALNLLPLECDMMSVLRTAISFLGTESVNETAWPPQYESVLAYTALLPTIIAFKYRHSLGLQPIEPNPELGHVANYLYMLTGIVPQTVHVKVLTAYFILAMEHGMNASTFAGRVVLSTQSDVASALCASIGAMKGPLHGGAPSEVLHMLDEIGTKDRAEAWLIEQLEAGNRLMGFGHRIYKTSDPRAEALRQIITELASEDPWFELAIHVEKLAVDLLAVYKPGRKLYVNVEFYAAAVMRAIALPKSLFTPSFTASRMVGWTAHLLEQASCNRIFRPQSVYIGEMPAALK from the coding sequence ATGGCATCCGTAACAGGTTTAGAAGGCATTATTGCAGCAGAAACAGAATTATCCTTAGTGGATGGGGATAAAGGATATCTTGTATATCGCGGCCATGAAGCTAAGAAGCTAGCCTTGGATAAAAGTTTCGAAGAAGTGGCTTATTTACTCTGGCATGGTGAGCTGCCTACTGAAGAGATACTTGTTAATTTCAGAGCCCAATGGTCGGCTCATCGGCATTTGCCTGAAACATTGAAAGTAGCCTTAAATTTGCTGCCTCTGGAATGCGATATGATGAGTGTGCTGCGTACAGCGATCTCATTTCTAGGAACAGAGTCCGTGAACGAAACTGCTTGGCCTCCTCAGTATGAATCAGTTTTGGCATATACAGCTTTGCTGCCAACCATTATTGCTTTTAAGTATCGACATTCATTGGGACTTCAGCCTATTGAACCTAATCCAGAGCTGGGTCATGTAGCCAATTATTTGTATATGCTGACTGGTATAGTCCCACAGACAGTTCATGTGAAGGTGTTAACGGCTTATTTCATACTAGCCATGGAACATGGGATGAATGCTTCTACGTTTGCAGGACGTGTAGTGCTGTCTACACAATCTGATGTTGCTTCAGCTCTCTGCGCATCGATTGGCGCGATGAAAGGGCCGCTTCATGGAGGAGCACCTTCTGAAGTCCTTCATATGCTGGATGAAATAGGAACCAAAGATCGTGCGGAAGCATGGTTGATTGAACAGCTGGAAGCGGGTAATCGGTTGATGGGTTTTGGACATCGCATTTATAAAACGAGTGATCCTCGGGCGGAAGCGCTAAGGCAAATCATAACGGAATTAGCCTCAGAGGATCCATGGTTCGAACTTGCTATTCACGTTGAAAAGTTGGCAGTCGATCTGTTGGCTGTTTATAAACCAGGCCGGAAATTGTATGTGAATGTGGAGTTTTATGCGGCAGCCGTAATGCGGGCTATCGCCTTACCTAAATCTTTATTTACACCTAGCTTTACAGCTAGCCGAATGGTCGGATGGACAGCTCATTTACTGGAGCAAGCAAGCTGTAATCGTATTTTTCGGCCGCAATCCGTCTATATAGGTGAGATGCCTGCTGCCTTAAAATAG